GGGGCTACTCCATGGGACCCTTCTTTTCGCTGAGGCCATGGAGGCGCCGGTCGAGGCTCCTGTGGTACTCCCTTGACAACCTTTTGAAGTTGTTATTCTCGGCCAGGTCcttcgcgaaaaaaaaggttttctCCTTCAGCAGGCGcatctgcggggggggagcagcagaCAGGGGTGTGTACACGGCTTACGGTGATAGTGCTGCTGATAGTGATGGTGATGGTGCCAGTACGGGTGCACGTCAGAGATacgtgtgcacatgtgcctACAACGGGGACTATGCCTTGGGGCAGGCCTACGTGTATGCACGCTACACGTGGCAGCCGCACGCCGTTGCACACCCCGACTAACCTTTCTCGATATGTCCCTGCGCAGGGTGTACGGGATGAGGGGAGAGGCACTCCTCGCCTGGGAGGCACCCTCGTTGTTAGGAACGAGCACCGAGTTGGTCCTCCCCCAGTAAAAATCGTACATAGTAAAACCGATAACACATCCTGGGAGAACAGACCCCCCGAGGGCTAACACCTTGAATGCTCTATACCTACTGCTCAGTGAATCAGGACGAGTGATTTGATAATGTAAGTCGGCATACTTATGGATGAGCAACTGGTTAATGCATTTGATGTTTTTAAAAGCCCACAAGGTCGTCAATAAAATGGACAAATGGATTAATTTAGGTTCGTAGAACAGTGTCAAGGAtgagtaaaatttttttcctaagtCGATAAATGGGTAAATGTACTGGTGCAGGGGTGGTTTCTTCACTTCAGTGAGGGTAGATCTTCTCGATAGATCCTCCACTGAGACCTCCTCCACATACTGATCCTTTTTAGTATCAACTCCGAACCTTTGCTTGTACTCATCCTGTATGTTCTTGTTAAATTGGTCATTCTCTAGTTGTTCTTTTAGGTAAAAATGatttctctccattttttatgcttcaGGTGTTGATGCTTGACAAGGCGGGGTCCACAGGGATACATACGTTCGCCTTCTCACACGTTTGCCTCTGCATTTGGCGGCCCAAACACGGGGCACCCCCCTAACTACCTCACGACGTGTAGCATATCACCTACCCTTTGGCGACGCAGAGTTAAGCTGTCCCTTACGAAAAAATAGTTGTGAAGGGAACCTATCCTATTTGGTGATAATAAGGGCACcgtgttttattttgccaaTTGGGGTAGCTTCACAGAGGGGGAGTCAAGTCGGCGTGGAGAGGGGCCAAATGGAtaagcaggggggggaggaggaaggagaaaaatacgcgggcgaaggaggaaggagaaaaacacgCGGgcgaaggaggaaggagaaaaacacgCAGACGAAGAAGGGGAGGCAGGCTCTGagcgtttttcccccttcccaTTTGGGCACATAAGTACAATGCGTTATCTTTGCAGGGCGACATGCGACTGGTGCGTAGGTAGGCGGAGATGCGCGCGTAACGTGGTGCATTCATAAGTGTACGGGCTCGTGCGCAACTTCGCGTGCAGGTACATCCTCCACCGCTTCATCGCTTCATCGCTTCTTCACTCCATCGCTTCATCACTCCATCGCTTCTTCACTCCATCGCTTCATCACTCCATCGCTTCATCACTCCATCGCTCCACCACTCCATCGCTTCATCACTCCATCGCTTCATCACTCCATCGCTTCATCACTCCATCGCTTCTTCACTCCATCGCTTCATCACTCCATCGCTTCATCACTCCATCGCTCCACCACTCCATCGCTTCATCACTCCATCGCTTCAT
The sequence above is drawn from the Plasmodium cynomolgi strain B DNA, chromosome 10, whole genome shotgun sequence genome and encodes:
- a CDS encoding hypothetical protein (putative), which translates into the protein MERNHFYLKEQLENDQFNKNIQDEYKQRFGVDTKKDQYVEEVSVEDLSRRSTLTEVKKPPLHQYIYPFIDLGKKFYSSLTLFYEPKLIHLSILLTTLWAFKNIKCINQLLIHKYADLHYQITRPDSLSSRYRAFKVLALGGSVLPGCVIGFTMYDFYWGRTNSVLVPNNEGASQARSASPLIPYTLRRDISRKMRLLKEKTFFFAKDLAENNNFKRLSREYHRSLDRRLHGLSEKKGPME